The window TATCCACGCTCACTGCGTTGGCATTGATCTTGCCCTGGCGGTTATCCAGTCCCTGACTGTCGCTCTGTAACGCGTTCTTCGCCTGCAAGCGGCCATTCTGGTTGTTCAGGCTGCCAGCCACGTCCAAGGCGAGCGTCTGACCGCTAAGCAATTGCCCGCCTTCGTTATTCAGGCCGGAATCGCTTTGAACACGAATATCTTTTTGTGACGAAAGCAGGCCCTTGCGGTTATCCACCGTGCCTGCCTTAACGGTTAGCGGGCCTTTCAGCACAATGGCGCCCTGCTGGTTGGTGAACAATCCTGTTGTCGCCAGCCACAAGCCGTTCTCACCGGTCACTTCAATCCTGCCCTCGCGGTTATCCAGCGTGCTGGTGCTCAGGCCATCCAGTGCCCGGGCAGTGAGCGTGCCGCGACGGTTATCTACGCCCTGTCCGTTCTGAGCGAGTTGCAGTTCAAAGCGCTCGCCAGCGCGTATATTGCCCGCCTGGTTATCGATACCGCCGGCACGCAACGTCATCCCCGTGCCACTGCGGATATTTCCGGCCTGATTCTCCAACACACCGTTGTCGCTCAGCGCCAGACTGACGTGGCCCGAGTTGCTGCTAATCGTGCCACGGGTGTTGATAAGCCTGCGGCTGGTCACATCCAGGTTCGCAGATTCAGCAGTGGGTGCCGTTTGCAGCACAGCCCCGTCGGTATTGTCCAGGCTGTCGGTCCTGATCTGCAGGTTGGCCGACGTCGCCGCGATCAGCCCGCCCCGGTTGTCCAGCTCACCCGTTTTCAGCACAAAAGGGTTCGCGCCGGTATGCACAAGCTGGCCCTGGCGGTTGCGAATACTGCCGGCGTTCAGTTGCAGATCTTTTGCCTGAATATGGGCATGCTCGGTCGATAACTGTTGGGGGGTGTTGAGCGCCAGCGTGTTTGCCGAGATCTGCGCATTATTGGCCTGCAAGTCACCCTGGCGGGCGTCAAGGCGAATGTGTTCGACTTCTATTTTGCTATCGGCCACAGACAGCTTGTTTGCCTGGGCCAGCAGATCGCCATTCACCTGAATCGTGCCGGAAAGGCCTGCCTGCTGCGTGGCCTGCAAGGCAATGGACCGGCCGGGTGTCAGGCGGTTGCCGCTGGCACTGTCAGACGGCATAGGCTGCCCGTCTGCTGAACCCGGCACCTGCAGCCCCGCCGCCAATTGACTGCCAGAGGCCAGTTCCAGCCGCCCTTGCGCACCGCGTGCGTCCAGCATGATGTTGCCGCCTGACAGAATCTGACTGTTATTCTGCAAGTGCCCGGTGGTCGTAGCAACGGTTTGGGAACGTCCATAGAGCGTACCGTCATTACGCAATGAACCAGATTGCACCTGCAGTTGAGCATCTGAGACCAGATTACCGCGATTGTGCACCTGCCCGTCGCTGGATACGGTCAGATTGCCTGCCGCCTGAATATGGCCGGCATTGTTCACCCCCACCCCTTGTTCAGTTGCCAGCAGGGTAATCTGGCCGGCATACATACCGCCAAGCTCAGCCACATCAATGGCTGCTGGCCGATTATCTTCTTTGTTGCCCTGTGTATTGGCTCCCTCGCGTTTGGCTGTATCCGTTGCGGCAGCATCAATGGTCACAACGCCGGTATCGGCCGCAATCGTGTTGACACCAGCTTTAATATCCAGTTGCTGTGCGCGCAAGGCGCCGGACACTGTGACGGCACGGGCCAGCACATCCACGTATGGCGTCTGGCTGCCATCCATATTGGCGATCTTCACCGATCCACTGCGCACCACGTAGTTATCCAGTGCACCGGTGGCGGGATTCAGATTAGCCTGTCCCGTTGTGAGCACCGCACGATCGGCCTGAATAAACCCGCAGCCGTCACAACTGATACCGGCCGGGTTGGCAATCACCACCTGGGCGCGCTGGCCCGCCACTTCAATGTACCCGTTCAACAGGCTGGGATTGGCCGACTGAACCTGGTTCACGATCACACGGGCGCTATTGGCGGGCAGCAGGGGATTGCCCTGAATCCAGCCAGCCAGCTGGGTTTGCGTGCTGGTAACGGAATTGTTCAGGATGGCGCCCCTTTTTTGCACGTCGAACTGGCTGTAATTATTCATGGAGACGCCCGCGCCATTGGGGGTCTGGATATTGACCTGCGGCAGCCCGTTAGCCGTTGTCACAATCACCGGCTGCGTATGCGCCGGCATGGCTTTATTGGCGACGATCTGGGCTTGAACAGGCTTGCCTGACAGAACCGCGAGCAGACCTGTGGCACCGGCAAGCCATAATGCCTGCGCAAGCGGTCGCAGATTAACAGAAGGCAACCCATTGCCCAGTAGCCACGCTGATGAACCTGCGATATGCCGTCTGCTATTGACGCCGCCTGGCCGACCTGCCGCTTTGGCGGCCCTCCCGCCATGGCTTTTTCCCCAACCGACCACAATGTCGGCAACAACCATCCACTGACCCCGAACCTGATTGAATCGCAAACGATAGCAGCGCTTATTCATACTCACTCACCGATACAAACACTTCGACATAGCCTTGTTGCCATGCCTGCCAGCGAGCGCCGGCAACCATGGCCGTCCGCCTTATATCGAAAAACTGATACTGAAGCCACCCGTGGCAGATGGCGTTTTGAAACCCCGTGGTTTGCTGATTGGCTTACCCAGGAAGAATTCGTATTGCACATGGCTAAACAGGCTGCCACGAAGGCCGATAACCGACCCCACCAGCGAACGCCCCAGCAATCGGCTGGCATGCTGGCCGCTCACGTGACCCGCATCTACACCGGCATAGAATTCGTGCCCGGCAAGACCCAGTCGGTTCAGCGGAAAGGCCAGCTCATTGCGCAGGAACCAGCCCCGGTCGGCCATGAGCACATATTCTCCGCTGAAGCCACGCACGGTATACCGCCCGCCTATGCTGAACTGATCCTGTGCGATCAGCGGCGTCTTGTTCCATTGCGCCTGCCAGGTGCCGGTATAACGGATAGGCTGCTGCCCGATGGCAAACGGTACAGAGGCGTGAACCGACGCACGCCAGATACGTGGCCGCGATGTGCCTTCGTCGTACTGCTCTTCCGGCGCCCGACGCGCGTTACCCGCGCCGGTACCGCGGCGGTAGGACAGGTTCAGATCAAGCGTTGCCTGGCCAATGTATTCGCGATGATTGAAGCCCGCTTCCCAGCCGGCCATGCGTCGGTGCTGAACCGCGATTTCCGCATCATCAATAAAATTGCGCGATTGACGAGCCCAGGCTTTTACATAGACACTGAATTTCCTTCTTGCATCCCGATACGCCTGGCGGCTCAATGTGAGATCCAGCCTGCGACTGCGGCCACTGTACACATAGCTTTCATTGATGCCGGCCACAGGCTGGCGATAGTTAAAGCTGGAACCGTTCACGCTGAAGAACCAGTAGCCAAAAGGAATCGAGTAATGCAGTGTGCTGTCTTTTGCCAGCCGCGCTCCACCTGCCGATGAGCCAAGGCTGCGCGTATGGCTAACGTAAAATAAATCGTTCAGTGTAAACAGATGATCCAGCGAGAACGCCAGATTCCCCTGATAGCGCCCCGTACTCTTGCTGCCCGCATCGTCGAACGTTGCCATCAGGCGTATCGGGCGCGACTGCTGCCAGTTGATAATCAGGTCGCTTTGCCCCGGCTCGCTCGCGGGCGCGATCTGAATATCAGCCTGAACGGTGGGTAAGCGCCGGAAATTCTCCAGACCCTGTTCCAGATCGCGGATATTCAGTAAATCGCCCTCGGAAACCGGCAGCGCATTCCAGCGGTGTGCCCGGATATCTGACGTGTCGCTAAAGCGAATGCCCTGAACGCGACCGGGAAGAAGCGATAACACCAGTTGCCCGCTACCGATGTTTTGCGGCGGCACCATCACGCGACTGGTGATATAGCCGGCAGCCATAATACGGTTCTGAACGTGATTGGCCAAGAGCTCAATACCCTGGGCACCCAGACACTGACCTATTGGCGACGGCAACTGATCTGTCGCGCTCCCGCGGGCAAGGATCTCATCCAGTGCCCAGGCAAAGCGCCCGGCCGAGTCACCGGCCAGGGTAACGCTGCTGATGGGGAAACATGGTGTTTCTGCTGGGTAACGAGTGCGGTCCGCAACGGGAACGTCGGAAACAGGAGGGGTGACCTCTGCGGACGGCAGGCGGCTTTGAAGAAATTGCTGCTGTTGCTGCTGTTGTCGTTGAATATGCTGGGCGT of the Advenella mimigardefordensis DPN7 genome contains:
- a CDS encoding ShlB/FhaC/HecB family hemolysin secretion/activation protein, with the translated sequence MLILFSGLGGGTAQAQTLRDNRLDAQHIQRQQQQQQQFLQSRLPSAEVTPPVSDVPVADRTRYPAETPCFPISSVTLAGDSAGRFAWALDEILARGSATDQLPSPIGQCLGAQGIELLANHVQNRIMAAGYITSRVMVPPQNIGSGQLVLSLLPGRVQGIRFSDTSDIRAHRWNALPVSEGDLLNIRDLEQGLENFRRLPTVQADIQIAPASEPGQSDLIINWQQSRPIRLMATFDDAGSKSTGRYQGNLAFSLDHLFTLNDLFYVSHTRSLGSSAGGARLAKDSTLHYSIPFGYWFFSVNGSSFNYRQPVAGINESYVYSGRSRRLDLTLSRQAYRDARRKFSVYVKAWARQSRNFIDDAEIAVQHRRMAGWEAGFNHREYIGQATLDLNLSYRRGTGAGNARRAPEEQYDEGTSRPRIWRASVHASVPFAIGQQPIRYTGTWQAQWNKTPLIAQDQFSIGGRYTVRGFSGEYVLMADRGWFLRNELAFPLNRLGLAGHEFYAGVDAGHVSGQHASRLLGRSLVGSVIGLRGSLFSHVQYEFFLGKPISKPRGFKTPSATGGFSISFSI